A stretch of DNA from Pseudoliparis swirei isolate HS2019 ecotype Mariana Trench chromosome 5, NWPU_hadal_v1, whole genome shotgun sequence:
TTTTAGGCTGTCAACAGGTTAGTTTAGTTCAGTTGTTCAACTGCAAAGTATCCCGGTGAATGTTCAAATATCCTGCTAACTATAGTTGTAGATTAGCTACATTTGGCGGTATTTAGCTCGCGCTATATGCCATGGTATCGAGTACACAGCACTAGTGGATGACGAGGAAAAAGTACAAACGGCTCCAACAATCGGCCAAAACAGCTTTAGTATTATCTTAGCATTGAtgctttaaactaaattatCCTAAAGCAAAGTGAGAACTAGGTTTTGTCTGCTGAATCAACTCTTTTAcatgttttgtgtttccttattcTCGTTTTATCACCCGTGATCCAATTTCGCAACTACATAACTCCTATCTTCAAATTCCCAGATCTCATCAATGAACATAAGAGCGTCCATGGTGACACGCCGTTTGCAAGAGATGAGCTGAGGCAACCGGAAGCTCCAACGTCAGCCAGGGACAGAGGGCACGGGACATCTGTCGTCCATCCACACAGCTCCAGAGGGGGACCGTATGCTACTCAGAGCCATGGAAGTTGGAAGAAAACATACTCTCTGAGCAACAAGAACTCCCAGTTATCCGTTGGGCGTCCCTCAGCTTCCACTTCCTCGACTGTACATCATTCCAATTCCCACAGTGCCTCACAGCCCAGCCACAGCAAAGGAGAGGAGTTGAAAAAAATCCCGACTGCCATCTTATCATCAGGGATCCCTCAACAAAAGGAAGAGAGACATATAAACAGCACCACAGGGGGAGTTGCAACTGAGAAAAAACCAACGGATACTCTTGGAAAGACAGGAGCGACTGTGTCTCGGCATGAAGTTGGAAGAAGAGAGTCGAGATCAACCGACACGAGTGAGAAACATGAGTCGACACACAGGCAGACTCAAGATCTGCAGCTGAGAACTGAAAGCAGGTGTGCAGTCCTGCCAGAAAAAGTCAGTCGTTCTTTAGAAGTGCCGTCCACAGTTAAGGCCAACGCCGTGACCAGTTTGCCGAGTATCCCTCAAGTGCAGATCAAACCTACCAAGACATGCAAAACCAGCAGCATTGAGAACAAACCAACCGTGACCAAGAAAATTCCAGCAGTTTCTAATGCTAACGCCATACCACCTCTCCCTGCTCTGCCGGGTGTGTCAACGCATTCAATCGAACCCACATCTCACACCAGCAAGAGCCAAGTCAATGCCTCCTTTCTGAAGAAGTCTAAGTTCACTTGGTTAAAGAGCCCGAACCTAAGAGGAGTGGGCAAAGCTGTAACTATAGTTGCCAGTGGAAGCTCCCCCTCATTCACAGCGAAGAGGACGCCCGGCAAGAAGTTACCTCGAAAGCAAACACTCAATGTATCCCCCAAGACCTCCAAGTACAGATGGGTCTCCATCTCCGCTGGAGCCCAGGCTAAAACGCCTCGAAAGTCAATATCACCCAGAGCCCTGGCTCTTTCCCAAAGAGCGCTGGAGAGGGGAGAGGTTAACAAGAAGCTAAGAGCAGAAGATAGGATGAAAAAGGGAGTTGCGGGTTCCTCTGCCAGCTCCCCGCCGATTAGCCGTTACCGTTGGAAAGCTGGAGGTCAGAGTACCTCTGGGGCAGCTCCAGGAGGCGCAGCAGTTGCCCGACGTCGATCTGCTTTCCACTGGACGCCGGAAAGAAGCAACAAAGGAGGGAAAGGAGGGTTTGCTGCTTCCCCGCCTGGAACCCAACGTTCCCAACGTACCCACCTGATGCCATCCTGCTCCCCTTCCGGGTTCAAGCTCCGCAGCAGGATGAAAATCATTCGGAAGTCTCCTACTGGGTAAGTGTTGGAAACCTGGTCATGATCTGCTTGACTGTCCTCTCATTCTATCTTTACTCTGACACATCTTCCCTTTTCTGGATGTACCGGTTTGCCAGACGGTGGCAGTAAATGTGGCAGAATGCTTTCATTAAATAGATCTTTCCCAATATAATTGGCTGAATAGCAGCTTTCTAGTGTATTACTCATCGCACCCTTCGCCTTCTGTTTTGTGACCACAGTGGAAGTGGGTCAGAGATGAAGTACTCCCCGCGGGGCCGGATGCAGAGCTTGAGCAGGAGTCCAGTCGGAGTGAAGAAGACGCCCACCAGGGAGCTCGTGTCTTTTGGCCGACACAAGTTGAGGCGGCTCTCCCCGACCTCGTCAAGGACAAGTAAGAAGCACACACTTCACACTGGAGTCTATAGGGTCGTTCCGCTCGGTTTTATGAAGAGTATTCATTCGACACAGTTCTTCTCTCCCACGAGTTTACTATGACTAATCAACGAGCTGTCAACCAAATGCTCTTTCGTGGAAAATAACTTCACACGGTCAAAAGGTTACATATCGAACCTGGTTGGTGACAAGttgtttcttgttcatattgtgtgcggttaacgcattatttcttttttgtgttgcaCTGTAATGTAGTCATCTAGTGTGTtcttggtcacatcaatttgaagcTGGACCAAAGTATCGGATTTCGTTCAATTACAATGAGGCAACAAAAAAGTACGTAAGTACAGTCTGGACGGTCTTTTTCTCTCAACACCTCAATAGTTAGGTCTTGTCTGTCAACAAGTCAGGGATCATGGGCTTAAAAAGGTTGgttaccagtggcggctggaacatagagggccacggggcctggccccacccaccTTGAGCCGCAAAAAACCCCCCgattattataaaaaatgtaattatacaATTTgtcaatatttttgttttggagatatacaatatattcatattttttaaataagataTCTGCGCAAAATATTTGCTTTTCCGGCACTTCCTGCTCGTCCTCTCCGCCTGTCTGGTTGCCTCAGCTGAGCTGGGGCATGATCGTTATGGCCCACATGAGACGCGTCTCAGATGCAGTTACGCAAACCactgattaaagatataaataagTCATATACAATTTAGCCAATCAGCATTCTAAAATAAGTTCAGCTCGGGGCTAAAGCCATCTGGCCCAAAATATTTCTGGAATCTCGTTAGGGACGTCTCGCGAAACTTCCGAGTCGCCATTTTAACAACATGACCATGGCGACCGCAAGAAGACCCGACCCTCTCTCTGTAAAATCCACCGGGGGGCATAAGATATTGGATGCCTATGGCAATGCACACTAGGTTCACTGCTATTATATgttgaaataaatgttaaatatttaactgcaAAGTAGTAATGCGTATTTGATACcttttttgcattgaatcacTGGAATGTTTGCTGAATGGGATCGGATGGCCCCACACACAAaatccaccagccgccactgttggtgaccactgacttaaggtgcgttcacaccaaaagccaaACTATTTCCAGCGCgacgagagcggaacacaagagctgattggcccgagttgcgagatgaccgcctcaaagttgaagtATTTCAActgggcgaaaattgcgccgctgtaaacgcgtcgcccccaAACGCggcgcccgggaaaatatcgcgtctatcgcagccacacgcgtctgtacgttgacttttcatgggattcggtcgcgcgaaaaatagttttgcttttggtgtgaacgcaccattagtCCATACGAATTCCACCGTATGACCATATGGTGGTGCTATGCCAACTTGTTTAATGGTCCATTGGGAATTCATGTTCTTAAGTCACAACCACATAAGTCAcacttaataaatatatattatgtatggtTAATCTGACAAACAGGCAGGTTTGTTATTTATGTAACTGCACACAATTGTAGTGTTTGCCACTATTTCACCGTTGCAATAATTCACACGTTGCAATAATTCACACTGCTAGATTTGCCACGACAAATATGGCGCACATCCAGTCAAACTGATGTTGACCACTGTTGCCGtagtccagtggttctcaaactagTGGGGCGCCGAGGCATTTCAGCTGGGGAGCAAGGGgaaattatgatttttttaaaatgtcaagacctttattcacatattacaaagtaaACAGACATACAACTAAGTAATTAATAAATGAAGAGGGAAATGTCTGTACGGTActtgtgtgtaaatgtttacgtgacagccgagattcttggcgacttgccacaTCCTCTGTAAGATCggcgttcctgctgttgcccttcaaaacaagagctcaacattgagcatgaattgagtGTGGCcatatcaagcctgcaaccccgtttataaaatatgtgtagtggaaagctcattgcagcgtataataatgataacacgtgatgactcgCACAGATCTGCACTTGTTTCATTTTCTTGCAAAAGTTGCACATTATTGttgtgtaaaactctttattgccaaatatttgaacttgttttgtttagtttttcacaggttgcactttattgttattatcttgaaaagatattcagtgcgaaacaggttaattgcagccacaataagatACTTTTTGCCAAATAGCTTATTTGATAGAACTGCatttgtattctaataaagtgattgaaaacgTATAcgttttttgtctgatggagcaattatctggtttaattgaaaaTGATTGCAAAGTAATTCTAGAGcggaaaaaaaaagtgacagaaaaagtttgagaacaacTGACGTAGACTCTCTGCTAAAGACGTTATGTTTTGTGCTCTCTTCTgtcataaaatataaatatatatatagtgcattTGCATTAAGCTCTTACAGCCTACAGttggtgatatatatatatatatatatatagtgcattTGCATTAAGCTCTTACAGCCTATAGAAAACGCAGACCTGCTGACCGGCCTTGGCATCCTGACACATGTGagttgtgtttctctctcacagTCCATACATACATGCATCCGCTGTATTTACTGCAGCTCTCATCGTCAGCCTCTCTGACCTTGTCTCACGCGGAGACATCTTTCTGTGGCTTCTCACTTGGTTCGTTGCATCATTGCCTTTTTCAAACTTCATTTTCTTTCCACTCTTTGTGGCATTGTCTACTTTCGGTGCTCGTTTTCAGTTCTCCTCGACCTGTGCCCCAGTGTTATCGCACCCCTGCCTCTGCCACGTCTGAGATTCTATTGTTTGTACTCCTGCTTATTGTCCTGGACGTGCATTATTGTTCACTGCAGGTTTCTTTCCCATtagtatattatttattatcacaATATTGTTTTTCCAGTGCTTAACTGGTATGTAGTATGGAATTGGGAATAAGTGTCCCTGACGAGTGCTGTTCCAGCTCTCTCCAGTAGAGGGCAGGAGCTCCCAGCCATATCTTACGGGTAGGGGCTTTGTGCTGCTGGCTGTCAATACAGTGAGGCTTACAGGCACActctaggaggaggaggaggaggagcaggaggagtgggtggggaGGTTAATTGATTGCCCAATTCAGCCGTGATGGCGAACAAGTGCCGATAGCGGGTAATTTGCAGAGGTGGAGGCAGGCAGCGCCACTGCTATCAAGCCCTGGCACCGCTCTCCCTCCAGTAGATAAAAAGGAGCTAATGCATAATTATCCTTTTGCAAATTGGATTGTTTTAACGAACTGTAGAATATAGGCCTAACCCGATGGAAAGCaatcattgttttttatttatttatttttaacagccccccccctctccctccctctcccccccgcctccctcctccctcttgccCCTCCAACCCTCCGGTCATTCTGCGTGTACCCTACACGCCTCGTGCCCATCTTGGTGTAATCTCCCATACTCAATGAAGTCAGAAGACATTAGAAAAGCCATCACTATTAACATTAGGCTTTATTCGTCCCAGTGGCTCTGCATCCATCAGTCTGCCTCTCTTTTTCTGGTTCTTTAACTTTTTGTGTCCTTCCTCACACCACCTacacccccccttcctcctccccttcatGTACTTTTAACGTCTGGGGACCCTGCATGGCCCGCAGCGGGAACACAGGCGCCTCTAATTAAAGACGGGGACTCCAAATGGGAAACGCTGGGAAAGGTGGAGCAGGGGTGAGCGCAGAGGAAGATGGAGTGAGGGAAGCGGCTCGCAGCCGTCTGTGCCTCCGATAAGAGCTGCTAATAAAGAGCAAATTGAATTACTAATGATGGGGAAGCAAGAGTCCCTATAGATGAGCCCGTAAAAATAAAACCTTATGAccactcacacatgcacggtAATACGCTCGCAAACAATGTTTCTTAATTTCCTCCCCAATAGCCGGCCCGAGCCTCTTCTCTCTCGCCGCGTTCGGGGGATGGGGGTTTCCCGAGGTGCTCGGTTATCTGTGGTTTAATTGAAAGAGGGCATAAACCTAAGTAAGCAGTTTGGGCGTTAATGAatccagaggtgtgtgtgaatgaacacATCTGTGCAGGCGTGCGCCCGCAGACGGCCACGTAGCCCCGATAATCTTATAAAGCAGATAAATGTCAGGAGCGGACGGAACGCGGAGAGGAAGAGTGCTGAGCCGTGCGGCTTCAAGCCCCATGTGACGGGCTTCGAGAGCGTTTTAAGGTCTCTATCTTGTtccccctccccatctctcATCCCGTCTTCTCTCTGTGGCTGTCGTCACCGTTCTGCTCGTATGCCTTGTGACTCTTTAGGCCCAATACTGCAAATCACTGCAGACTGCAGGCAATTTCTGCATAATCTTGTTCTCGGTCTGAAGGGAAGTGTCAGGCGAGTTCAtctgaatgtaaaaaaaagaactttctggagagaaagaaataatcgaaagagttatttaaccctcctgttacctttcgggtcaatttgaccccattcaatgtttaatgacggtgttccttggggtcaatttgaccccaggctgtttttcactgtcaaacatataagaaatatcaacttttttatatatttaaagggctatttaggtagtcaacaaacaaacataaagtacctcacacttaaacttgggaaacaatattaattctaataattttctggaggttttaattgctggggtcaaattgaccccgagggtaaaatatgttagtaaatgtaaaggtaacaggagggttaacccaGCAGACAGTATTTATGTACTTTAATTTATTTGCTCAATTGTTTAACCAACTAACCTTTTCAACCGTGCAGGGATTAGTAGCACATCTGctgcctttaaaaataaaaaaaatgttaaagacTTTTTATATATCAAGCTGCCACTACATATTAttgtaagaaagaaaaaatggcCGATagttttgcagaagttgtgtgaGCGTTCCGATGGGAGTCATTCTACATGTAGCTCAAAAGGAAATGTTGGTCATAATCATCCAGTTAAAAAAGCACATGTCCATGTTTTGCAAATATGTCTcacatttgtcttttgttttgaaagtcCACATCCGTGGTTTATGTTGATGATGGTGCTATTGATGTTAATTGATTGAAAAAGTGCAGGAGCACATTCCTGGCAGAGGTGTCATGAATGGTGTAATTGAACTGTTTACATTTCATCTTTTGGAGGCTGCGGGTAGAGTGGTCAAATCCTTCTCTGGTTTGGTGTCCAGTGCAGAATTTAAAGCTAGTTGGTTACtttcataaaaaaatacttttcattATATTTTCTGAAGCCGTCACTATATCCTGACGGAAGTCAACCAGGTGGATAATCTGTCTCCCAATTAATGTTCCTAATGGCTCATGCAAGATTCCAGCGCTCCCGCAGGAAACGACCGATCGGAGCCGAAGACTGCGTCCTGAACGCAGCTGTCCATCACTGGGAGGTGAACGCCGATCGAACGGCCAAACTGGGCAGCGCCGATCAAACACGAATAGAGACTCAGTGACTGTTTTCAGATGCACATTTTTAGCTTTTGGTAATCGCTTCGCTGTAAATCGAGAGGGGGTTTCGATGGCCGGAAGGAATCTTGCAAATGCCATTCGGGGCTCtcagaggagccagaggagccAGTCTCACGTACTGCTTGTCAGGATATTGTGACATTTTGAGCATGCGTAACAAAGAGTTCAATAAAGTAAACAGCTGCAGCTGGAAAACAGGACTTCTCTCGGGTACCTGCGGTCCAGACCCCCTGCATCTCTTTTTCCCAAACTCAACTCTTCTCTCGTTTCCCCTGAGTTATGTATTCAGATGGAGATGTGTCCGTCGGCTCCTCTAGTTTTACTGCTTGGCTCGTACCTCTTTGCGCAAGTCGTAAAACGTGCACTcggacgcacgcacacatgtcAGATTGTTTGTGCCCTGTAGTAGGAGTGGCTCTCTTACGATGGCAGCGTACCAAcatgctaccccccccccccccccccccaaaacccaatACCTTTGGAGCCCCATTACCACCACCGACTAATCCCCCCCTGCTCCTTCGGGGATCCTGTTACCGTGCCTACAGTGATCCCATTTATTTCCCCCATAAATCACATGTGCTGCTCTGCATGGGGGTCCGGCTCCCTCTGACCTTTCACCAGCGATCTGCGTGTACCGGGTCCTGTATCTACGGCGTATTTGAACATGATGAAACTTCATGATGTCACAGAAATTCTGCCGATTTGCGAGTTCTCTAAATAAACGAGGGCACTGATGTCGAACGCGTTTGACGCGTGTCACAAGCCCACGCGTCCACGCTCCTCGATGTCGGTTTGCTCGTTGTTGTGCACGCGCTCATCGGGGTAAACCTATTTCCCAGCATTGATGGGCTGAAAATAATGAAACGTGTGGATTTCCGGCATCGATCTAAAAGGACGGGCTGTCGGACGTTTGTCGGTCGCTTCCAGCCGAAGTTTACTGTCCATGTTCGGAATATTGCTCAAATGAACTTGCTGACTTAAATTG
This window harbors:
- the zc3h3 gene encoding zinc finger CCCH domain-containing protein 3, which codes for MEEREALKRQIELLENLINEHKSVHGDTPFARDELRQPEAPTSARDRGHGTSVVHPHSSRGGPYATQSHGSWKKTYSLSNKNSQLSVGRPSASTSSTVHHSNSHSASQPSHSKGEELKKIPTAILSSGIPQQKEERHINSTTGGVATEKKPTDTLGKTGATVSRHEVGRRESRSTDTSEKHESTHRQTQDLQLRTESRCAVLPEKVSRSLEVPSTVKANAVTSLPSIPQVQIKPTKTCKTSSIENKPTVTKKIPAVSNANAIPPLPALPGVSTHSIEPTSHTSKSQVNASFLKKSKFTWLKSPNLRGVGKAVTIVASGSSPSFTAKRTPGKKLPRKQTLNVSPKTSKYRWVSISAGAQAKTPRKSISPRALALSQRALERGEVNKKLRAEDRMKKGVAGSSASSPPISRYRWKAGGQSTSGAAPGGAAVARRRSAFHWTPERSNKGGKGGFAASPPGTQRSQRTHLMPSCSPSGFKLRSRMKIIRKSPTGGSGSEMKYSPRGRMQSLSRSPVGVKKTPTRELVSFGRHKLRRLSPTSSRTSPASSSHRSPASPRVFRTRYKMVTRPGSSPTHTVHYNPALSWRAKRIQSARSFLQSRMRAPHDRHPASAQHWRGSSMCWIRGSLYRVSANKLSRTVASSMSINRTGRSFSPSQVTSTSPALNGPFSPRHLASRAVQRSLAIIRQAHQKKQQKQYCMYYNRFGKCNRGNSCPYIHDPDKVAVCTRFLRGTCKQADGTCPFSHKVAKEKMPVCSYFLKGICNNSDCPYSHVYVSRKAEVCEDFVKGYCPEGEKCKKKHTLVCPDFSKTGSCPRAARCKLQHRQRAKRGAGAPVKRGRTKEPAKRPHLSVAMPPATPETPTKGPLALPSFISLSSSPDEADAPETLPAESSQVKEKKLQIKPRL